The Aedes albopictus strain Foshan chromosome 1, AalbF5, whole genome shotgun sequence genomic interval GCTAGAAATAGCACCGACTGGAAGAAATGCGAAGAAATGGGCCAGggattacactaaaacctctttttatgcactttaTACACCTTTTATGCCCtgtataaaaagagggaaatcgactcagaaccaatattgtgcataagaaaatttaataatgatGGTAACTATTAAAACGGCGGCCAGGGAGAGTTCATAGGGGGTAGCAAAGGGAGGTTATAGGGGCCTTCCAGGgtatcccaaggggtttcagtggggtaccaggagatctcaggggggttAAGGGGGTCTGAAGGGGtcttcgaaagcattgcagagagtttcggaGGCTTTACGATGGGATTTGAAGGCGTTATAGGTACGTTTTCAGGGTTTTCAAtggcgtctcaggtgcgttacatggggtccgaaggggttttaGAGATTTTTTAGACATTCCAGGAAGCTTCCGAGCATTTTAGGCGATATTTAGAggcgttatggaggcgtttttggagggtttcggagagtcttaggtgcgttatatgggaaccgagggggttccaggggtatgttggaggcatttcaggaagtttcataggATTTTAAGATACTCCATCGCAATATCTGTTGAAGcgtccctgaaatgccctttTATTTATTGGTGTTCTTGAAGCCCCCTGATACaacctaaaatacctctgaaaccgtAATCCCATTTGAACGCCCTTGCAATTATCATAAACTatttaaaatgcctctgaaacccctttggacgcctttaTTAGGAAACGCACTTGAAACCCcgtttgaaacgctcctgaaatgctatcaaacgctcctaaaacctctAGAAACTCCCTTAAAATGTCCCCGAAACACCCTGAAAATCTCTAAAattactctgaaataccttgaaacgcccttcaaaggtttctgagattccctgaattgcttttgaaacgtccctgaaaccgccTTAAAACCATTGAATGCCCCTGCATTCCCCGTAATTCCATTACAACGCCAACAAATCCTGACAAAACGCCCTTGAAAgactcctcaaatcccctgaaaaaacccctgaaacccttgGTACGCCTTTTTTAAAGCTCTCAGAGAACTTTCTGAAACCTCTTAGCCTCACCACATATGCTTAGGAGCAAGAGCTGTTATCGAAAACTAGATTCCCtcagcccaaacttaatttatgcactaaTTTCCCTCTCTTTATGCCTTTTTCAATGTACCCCCAGCCATgtacataaaaagaggttccattgTACTAAGAATACATGCAaatcttttttcagggatttttttccgtttttttttcagtaatgcttcagggatttctccaaatttagcaaggaatttttcaaaatattcttttAATGAATCCCTTCAGAGAGTTCTCTAGTTcgaccgggaattctttcaaagattcattcaaaagtgcattttctcagaaattgtacagtgattctcttaagaattcatccagttttttttttacttctgctgggtttccttcagaagtatctctagtacttcaggattttttttgtatactagtgccttcagaaattcttcgagaaattcttccaggaatcaaaCTTCTCACCAGATCCTTTGTCTGTAGTTTCTGCAGTGATTTATTGcagatatttttaaaagattccttcaggaattcctttaggaatttctttaggagcatCCCTTCAGAAATGTGTCATTCAAATTTTTCCTTGGCATTACCGCAGGGGTTtttaagtttcttaaggaatttcttcgggtattatcccaggtattcatccaggaactactccaaagAACAcgtcagagattgcttcaggaatatttGCCCGAGAATCCCTTCTGAAAAGTTTCAAGAATTCTTATCAGAATCATCATAGATAACAACAGGAGTTTTGAAGTGATTCCTTGGGacaattctccagagatttcttcaaaaactccttagggaattcttccaataattcttccagtaatCGCAGGAACaacttcttaaaaatatttttacgGAATTAaggaatgaatttttaaaacgatttctgaatgaatctctgttgGATCCTGAAGGTGATTCCTAAACAAATCACTGGTGGACTTCTTTAAGAAATAcctctatgattttttgaagaaatctctggaaggttttctgaagagATTACgggtagaatttatgaaaaaatattttaaaacatttctgaagcaatacctgttGAAAACTTGAAAGAAATCCGTAGGTTTCTCTACAAACGaactctagaaaaatttctaaagtgatACGTGGTagtgttttagaaaaaaaaacatagtaatTTTTAATTTATATGGAAGacgatttagatttttttttttgattaattaTTGAGGAAATAGTGTAGcgagaaccacttgggcagcggccggtattttgggcactcttcgctataactcagtcaattccaaaccaattcacTTGAAATTTCGTACACGGctggatactatacgtatctcatcgcgttccaaaaagtgTGTCAATTggctcagaattggctgagttatagcagaaaagtgcccaaaataggacccctgccgagatggttccactgcCCTATTGGGAAGAAGCCCTGGGTAAATTTGCTaaataattcctgcaagaattttggaagaaactgaTTCAGAAGTTTCAGAAAAATAGTTGGAGCCTCatgaataatttttggaggaatttccagagaaattgctaatccgtgaagaaaattctgaagggaattttggaagaattgtgaaagatttttttaagaaatctttagaaaaattcttaGTTCTGAACAGTTTTGAACATTTGATATTCTGATAGATTtgctgaaaacatttctgaatgaatccatggtTGATTTCGTGAAAGACTTATCGAACCTATTTCAGAAAGAaactattgaggaatttctgaggaaatcttcgaAACTTTTGCTAGAGTATTTgattccattcatattcactttcACTTTTCCATCCCTTCAAAGgattttccagcagaaattcttgaaaaaactaaACCAAGCCCTGTAATAAAAGAAATCGAAAATTTCCGAATTCAGTTTATGAATCTTTGGATGGAGTTTCAAAAGAGTCCGTTGGGGAGTTTCTATggacatttttgaatgaatttctgaagagatccctaGCTTGTGGAAGAATCActgtaatatttgttttattcagagggatttctgaaacaatctttggaTGTAGTCCCAATATCTGCGAGTTGCCAAAATTCTACCGAATCAAGATAAACGTCCGCTACTTTATGAGTTTCTGGTGGGGTTCCCttaggagctccttctgggattcttgcaggacaTCCATCAGAGATGCACCAGGCAGACtacgtggaattcctccaggagttcctttcttggtttctccagtaatttcttcaggattcctcagAGAGCTCATTAtaaaattcttcaagtaatttatttcgggattcctttagaagttccctctAGGATTCTTCAAGTGATTTgtcctgagattcctaaagatggttcatcttgaatttcttcaggagttatttctgaagttcctctagaaacaCTTTCCTGGATTGCTCTTGAGATTGCTCTGAGATTTCCTCACGAGTTCTATCTggctgggattcctcagggagctatttcggagaatcttccaggaatttgtaatACAATTCCTAAAGAGGATTCataatttcattcagagatttcttcagagattccatttgaaatttgtccaagaaatccttctgaaatacttccgggagttcaggaattcatcaggaatttctttgagggcaccaccaggaatttcgttctaacattcctccaagaatcctttctaagattcatctagTTATatatcttgggattcctccaggagttccgggattcctccaagagcttcagGATACGAGGTATGCCTGTAATTTTGTCAAATATTTGCAAGGGCGCTCATACTGCGAGTAACTTTTTTTGAGCTCAAGAGCTGATTACTCAataagtaacttggagtaacctccaTGTCGTAACTAAACAAAAATTTGTTACAAAATCAGGAAAAAGTCCGAATCTGatcactaaaaatgtgtatgctgaGTAGAATGACGAAAGTCGGTACCGCAACCATTGAAAGGGTTGTCAAAAGCCAAGAGAGAAAGAGTAAGATAAGATATAAAAAGAGAGCGATCAGCGGTTGGCTCCGCAGTCGGTGGTTTCTCCGCTACCGAAACAGTCGTGTGGCTGTCGCTCCGTCATTTCTGTTGTGTTGTAATCGACGACGCGTTTGATTTTTGTTTGTCAACAAACAAGGTGCTCTCGTTCTGTGATAGTTCAGCGTGAAATTCAACTTATCAGAGGCAGTAAAACTGCTAGTAAAAGCACAAATACAATGTCGATCGAATCGATAAAACAATTGGATGAGCTGATTGGTGTGCAACAACTATTGGAATCGCGGTGGGAAAAGCTCCACGACGAAAACCCTGACGGAGTTTGCCGCTATCAGCTGGCAATCGAGCGTGAGAGAGTTACTGAGGGGAGATGTCGATTTCTCTTGCAGGTAGGTGGGATCGCGAGCGAGAGAGAAgcgaaacttgcatgcaagtgtGAAACATTTCAAGCTCACGTAGGTATATGGCGACGACTGGTTTTCGTTCTCGTTTTTTTTAGTTGAATCGCAAACGGACGACGGCACGAAGGAAACCGGATGGAATATCGAGCGTGGTCCCGGTGTTTGATCCGAGTCGATTCAACTTTAATAAAGTCGATTCTCGGGAAGTACTGATGGAGGTGCAATCAGGCGAATGTACGATTGCTATCATGATAAACAACAGTCCCTTGACGAAGAATCACTTTCTGATTGTTCCGGATCGGAGCCGAAATATGCCACAAATGATAAGGAAAGACTCGCTGGAAGCGGTTTTCAAGCTGTTCATGCTGATGGAAGATCACAGATATCGCATGGGCTTCAACAGTCCAGGGGCATTGGCGTCGGTCAACCACCTGCACTACCATTTTATGCTTATGTGTCATAAACTGTATGTCGAAGACGCGGTAAGCATTTTCTTCTAG includes:
- the LOC109397655 gene encoding GDP-D-glucose phosphorylase 1, whose translation is MSIESIKQLDELIGVQQLLESRWEKLHDENPDGVCRYQLAIERERVTEGRCRFLLQLNRKRTTARRKPDGISSVVPVFDPSRFNFNKVDSREVLMEVQSGECTIAIMINNSPLTKNHFLIVPDRSRNMPQMIRKDSLEAVFKLFMLMEDHRYRMGFNSPGALASVNHLHYHFMLMCHKLYVEDAPLTALSEDLHLLENHPARAYCFLYNPTNEPPTPFTDRIFHLVTILLSQNIAHNLFVTWNGPGDTIRALIYTRLQPCENKQVSPFNVAFSELSGFVPLGDEADYDQLDECRLEQFFREAQGTRDRDGYRKLDQIVLDGLATPLLEGGER